A stretch of Endozoicomonas sp. SCSIO W0465 DNA encodes these proteins:
- a CDS encoding IS66 family transposase: MIPELPATMSAEILLKENAELRMRVACLEERCRELEEKVGKNSQNSSKPPSSDGYQKPCKNSNSPDHSDDLSADKGTDPSDEKPNPKSLRQSSGNKAGGKKGHQGTCLKQVDIPDYIEYLPVKECNKCQASLLDSEPVKYIERQVFEPGRPGEFEVTAHRAEVKICTCGCRNQAEFPEGVTAAAQYGSATQAMAVYLNQYHFLPFKRVSEYFNTLYKMSVSAGTVANFVARTYENLASTEEVIRDALRESSVAGADETGMRAEGSLHWLHVMRDEQWTLYYLSEKRGREAMDTMGILLTFAGVLVHDHWKSYFAYAATHVLCNAHHLRELLGVVDRDSNQLALRLMKLLRLSWHYCKGFKTIGMLQMPSVVCERIEKIYDRLLQRALMKEVVYMEKQREELKRKKVKNTKAYNLFKRLTEFKAETLRFMSDFTIPFDNNGSERDVRMAKLKQKISGCFRSADGGSMFARIRSYLSSARKQGMDIYQSLHRAVRNYCNMPLLSAE; encoded by the coding sequence ATGATTCCAGAACTACCCGCAACTATGTCGGCTGAGATTCTCTTGAAAGAGAATGCAGAGCTGCGGATGAGAGTTGCCTGTCTGGAAGAGCGATGTCGAGAATTGGAAGAAAAGGTTGGCAAGAACAGTCAAAACAGCAGCAAGCCGCCATCGTCTGATGGTTATCAAAAACCTTGTAAAAACAGTAATTCTCCAGATCATTCTGACGACCTTTCCGCAGATAAAGGTACCGATCCATCGGATGAAAAACCCAATCCTAAAAGTCTGAGACAGTCTTCTGGTAATAAAGCCGGTGGAAAGAAAGGGCATCAGGGCACTTGTCTTAAACAGGTCGATATCCCTGACTATATTGAGTACCTTCCAGTTAAAGAATGCAATAAATGTCAGGCGTCTCTTCTTGATAGTGAGCCGGTCAAATATATTGAACGACAGGTGTTTGAACCAGGGAGACCGGGTGAATTTGAAGTAACGGCCCATAGAGCTGAAGTAAAAATCTGCACTTGTGGTTGTCGGAATCAGGCTGAATTCCCGGAAGGTGTTACCGCTGCCGCACAATATGGCTCAGCCACACAGGCTATGGCCGTCTATCTTAACCAATACCATTTCCTGCCTTTTAAGCGCGTGTCAGAGTATTTTAATACTCTCTATAAAATGAGTGTAAGTGCAGGCACTGTCGCCAATTTTGTGGCCAGAACCTATGAAAATCTGGCTTCTACTGAAGAGGTTATTCGTGACGCCTTGCGGGAATCGTCTGTTGCCGGAGCCGATGAAACGGGTATGCGGGCCGAGGGCTCTTTGCACTGGCTACACGTTATGCGGGATGAACAATGGACGCTCTACTACTTGTCTGAAAAGCGAGGTCGTGAGGCCATGGACACGATGGGCATACTGCTAACATTTGCAGGCGTTCTGGTTCATGATCATTGGAAATCCTATTTTGCATATGCGGCAACTCACGTACTTTGCAATGCCCATCACCTGAGGGAGCTTTTGGGTGTTGTTGATAGGGACAGCAATCAACTGGCGTTGCGATTGATGAAGCTACTGAGGCTTTCCTGGCATTACTGCAAGGGCTTTAAGACCATAGGTATGCTACAGATGCCAAGTGTTGTCTGTGAACGAATCGAGAAGATTTATGACCGGTTGCTTCAGCGGGCTCTAATGAAAGAAGTCGTCTATATGGAGAAGCAACGAGAGGAGCTTAAGCGCAAGAAAGTCAAGAATACTAAAGCTTACAATCTCTTCAAACGACTCACTGAGTTCAAGGCTGAGACACTGCGCTTCATGTCAGATTTTACCATTCCCTTCGATAACAATGGCAGTGAGCGGGATGTTCGAATGGCCAAGTTAAAGCAGAAAATCTCAGGCTGCTTCAGGAGTGCAGACGGTGGTTCTATGTTTGCACGGATTCGCAGCTATTTGTCGTCTGCCAGAAAACAGGGAATGGACATATATCAATCACTTCATAGAGCTGTTCGGAATTACTGTAATATGCCTTTGCTCAGTGCTGAATAG
- a CDS encoding isoamylase early set domain-containing protein: MLKKKTIKKTAETEITFEFAQPGIKSVSLVAEFNQWQPVTMKYHKKENAFRTKVKLPGDKAFHFRYLLDETTWENDHNADDYVPNPYGSDNSVVYTKIKK, encoded by the coding sequence ATGCTGAAGAAAAAAACGATCAAAAAAACAGCGGAAACCGAAATAACGTTTGAGTTCGCTCAACCGGGCATCAAGTCCGTGTCGCTGGTTGCGGAATTTAACCAGTGGCAACCGGTCACCATGAAATACCACAAAAAAGAGAACGCCTTCCGGACCAAAGTAAAGCTGCCCGGCGACAAAGCCTTTCATTTCCGTTATCTGCTGGATGAGACCACCTGGGAGAACGACCATAACGCAGACGACTACGTGCCCAATCCTTACGGCAGTGATAACAGTGTGGTCTACACAAAGATCAAGAAGTAA
- a CDS encoding IS66 family transposase: MIPELPATMSAEILLKENAELRMRVACLEERCRELEEKVGKNSQNSSKPPSSDGYQKPCKNSNSPDHSDDLSADKGTDPSDEKPNPKSLRQSSGNKAGGKKGHQGTCLKQVDIPDYIEYLPVKECNKCQASLLDSEPVKYIERQVFEPGRPGEFEVTAHRAEVKICTCGCRNQAEFPEGVTAAAQYGSATQAMAVYLNQYHFLPFKRVSEYFNTLYKMSVSAGTVANFVARTYENLASTEEVIRDALRESSVAGADETGMRAEGSLHWLHVMRDEQWTLYYLSEKRGREAMDTMGILLTFAGVLVHDHWKSYFAYAATHVLCNAHHLRELLGVVDRDSNQLALRLMKLLRLSWHYCKGFKTIGMLQMPSVVCERIEKIYDRLLQRALMKEVVYMEKQREELKRKKVKNTKAYNLFKRLTEFKAETLRFMSDFTIPFDNNGSERDVRMAKLKQKISGCFRSADGGSMFARIRSYLSSARKQGMDIYQSLHRAVRNYCNMPLLSAE; encoded by the coding sequence ATGATTCCAGAACTACCCGCAACTATGTCGGCTGAGATTCTCTTGAAAGAGAATGCAGAGCTGCGGATGAGAGTTGCCTGTCTGGAAGAGCGATGTCGAGAATTGGAAGAAAAGGTTGGCAAGAACAGTCAAAACAGCAGCAAGCCGCCATCGTCTGATGGTTATCAAAAACCTTGTAAAAACAGTAATTCTCCAGATCATTCTGACGACCTTTCCGCAGATAAAGGTACCGATCCATCGGATGAAAAACCCAATCCTAAAAGTCTGAGACAGTCTTCTGGTAATAAAGCCGGTGGAAAGAAAGGGCATCAGGGCACTTGTCTTAAACAGGTCGATATCCCTGACTATATTGAGTACCTTCCGGTTAAAGAATGCAATAAATGTCAGGCGTCTCTTCTTGATAGTGAGCCGGTCAAATATATTGAACGACAGGTGTTTGAACCAGGGAGACCGGGTGAATTTGAAGTAACGGCCCATAGAGCTGAAGTAAAAATCTGCACTTGTGGTTGTCGGAATCAGGCTGAATTCCCGGAAGGTGTTACCGCTGCCGCACAATATGGCTCAGCCACACAGGCTATGGCCGTCTATCTTAACCAATACCATTTCCTGCCTTTTAAGCGCGTGTCAGAGTATTTTAATACTCTCTATAAAATGAGTGTAAGTGCAGGCACTGTCGCCAATTTTGTGGCCAGAACCTATGAAAATCTGGCTTCTACTGAAGAGGTTATTCGTGACGCCTTGCGGGAATCGTCTGTTGCCGGAGCCGATGAAACGGGTATGCGGGCCGAGGGCTCTTTGCACTGGCTACACGTTATGCGGGATGAACAATGGACGCTCTACTACTTGTCTGAAAAGCGAGGTCGTGAGGCCATGGACACGATGGGCATACTGCTAACATTTGCAGGCGTTCTGGTTCATGATCATTGGAAATCCTATTTTGCATATGCGGCAACTCACGTACTTTGCAATGCCCATCACCTGAGGGAGCTTTTGGGTGTTGTTGATAGGGACAGCAATCAACTGGCGTTGCGATTGATGAAGCTACTGAGGCTTTCCTGGCATTACTGCAAGGGCTTTAAGACCATAGGTATGCTACAGATGCCAAGTGTTGTCTGTGAACGAATCGAGAAGATTTATGACCGGTTGCTTCAGCGGGCTCTAATGAAAGAAGTCGTCTATATGGAGAAGCAACGAGAGGAGCTTAAGCGCAAGAAAGTCAAGAATACTAAAGCTTACAATCTCTTCAAACGACTCACTGAGTTCAAGGCTGAGACACTGCGCTTCATGTCAGATTTTACCATTCCCTTCGATAACAATGGCAGTGAGCGGGATGTTCGAATGGCCAAGTTAAAGCAGAAAATCTCAGGCTGCTTCAGGAGTGCAGACGGTGGTTCTATGTTTGCACGGATTCGCAGCTATTTGTCGTCTGCCAGAAAACAGGGAATGGACATATATCAATCACTTCATAGAGCTGTTCGGAATTACTGTAATATGCCTTTGCTCAGTGCTGAATAG
- a CDS encoding IS66 family transposase: MIPELPATMSAEILLKENAELRMRVACLEERCRELEEKVGKNSQNSSKPPSSDGYQKPCKNSNSPDHSDDLSADKGTDPSDEKPNPKSLRQSSGNKAGGKKGHQGTCLKQVDIPDYIEYLPVKECNKCQASLLDSEPVKYIERQVFEPGRPGEFEVTAHRAEVKICTCGCRNQAEFPEGVTAAAQYGSATQAMAVYLNQYHFLPFKRVSEYFNTLYKMSVSAGTVANFVARTYENLASTEEVIRDALRESSVAGADETGMRAEGSLHWLHVMRDEQWTLYYLSEKRGREAMDTMGILLTFAGVLVHDHWKSYFAYAATHVLCNAHHLRELLGVVDRDSNQLALRLMKLLRLSWHYCKGFKTIGMLQMPSVVCERIEKIYDRLLQRALMKEVVYMEKQREELKRKKVKNTKAYNLFKRLTEFKAETLRFMSDFTIPFDNNGSERDVRMAKLKQKISGCFRSADGGSMFARIRSYLSSARKQGMDIYQSLHRAVRNYCNMPLLSAE; encoded by the coding sequence ATGATTCCAGAACTACCCGCAACTATGTCGGCTGAGATTCTCTTGAAAGAGAATGCAGAGCTGCGGATGAGAGTTGCCTGTCTGGAAGAGCGATGTCGAGAATTGGAAGAAAAGGTTGGCAAGAACAGTCAAAACAGCAGCAAGCCGCCATCGTCTGATGGTTATCAAAAACCTTGTAAAAACAGTAATTCTCCAGATCATTCTGACGACCTTTCCGCAGATAAAGGTACCGATCCATCGGATGAAAAACCCAATCCTAAAAGTCTGAGACAGTCTTCTGGTAATAAAGCCGGTGGAAAGAAAGGGCATCAGGGCACTTGTCTTAAACAGGTCGATATCCCTGACTATATTGAGTACCTTCCGGTTAAAGAATGCAATAAATGTCAGGCGTCTCTTCTTGATAGTGAGCCGGTCAAATATATTGAACGACAGGTGTTTGAACCAGGGAGACCGGGTGAATTTGAAGTAACGGCCCATAGAGCTGAAGTAAAAATCTGCACTTGTGGTTGTCGGAATCAGGCTGAATTCCCGGAAGGTGTTACCGCTGCCGCACAATATGGCTCAGCCACACAGGCTATGGCCGTCTATCTTAACCAATACCATTTCCTGCCTTTTAAGCGCGTGTCAGAGTATTTTAATACTCTCTATAAAATGAGTGTAAGTGCAGGCACTGTCGCCAATTTTGTGGCCAGAACCTATGAAAATCTGGCTTCTACTGAAGAGGTTATTCGTGACGCCTTGCGGGAATCGTCTGTTGCCGGAGCCGATGAAACGGGTATGCGGGCCGAGGGCTCTTTGCACTGGCTACACGTTATGCGGGATGAACAATGGACGCTCTACTACTTGTCTGAAAAGCGAGGTCGTGAGGCCATGGACACGATGGGCATACTGCTAACATTTGCAGGCGTTCTGGTTCATGATCATTGGAAATCCTATTTTGCATATGCGGCAACTCACGTACTTTGCAATGCCCATCACCTGAGGGAGCTTTTGGGTGTTGTTGATAGGGACAGCAATCAACTGGCGTTGCGATTGATGAAGCTACTGAGGCTTTCCTGGCATTACTGCAAGGGCTTTAAGACCATAGGTATGCTACAGATGCCAAGTGTTGTCTGTGAACGAATCGAGAAGATTTATGACCGGTTGCTTCAGCGGGCTCTAATGAAAGAAGTCGTCTATATGGAGAAGCAACGAGAGGAGCTTAAGCGCAAGAAAGTCAAGAATACTAAAGCTTACAATCTCTTCAAACGACTCACTGAGTTCAAGGCTGAGACACTGCGCTTCATGTCAGATTTTACCATTCCCTTCGATAACAATGGCAGTGAGCGGGATGTTCGAATGGCCAAGTTAAAGCAGAAAATCTCAGGCTGCTTCAGGAGTGCAGACGGTGGTTCTATGTTTGCACGGATTCGCAGCTATTTGTCGTCTGCCAGAAAACAGGGAATGGACA
- a CDS encoding transposase, with amino-acid sequence MTKFEMVAMLTSDHQVILRELASYTTFLAGALSSTAVPTFCELLFGCMLSADGFVTQALLTIDFHCVWSSYHHWLSQGKWQWKNLARHLIRLVCSKAPENQPVVLGLDDWVIERFSDKAPACRTHHQHSKKRNRPTYIWGQCWVSLAIIFERAADEVFTAIPVISFPTPASGNTSKLKIAVAMLRVVRNEVKDRVLRLLTDCWYMNWTLIKPALEMNIEVVGQIPSNRALYALPPAPTVKKRGRPKKYGIKMTTEQVKKLPEEKATVWMYGKFRKIRYRTLICRARFLKGREVRVVWSRFENDKGLTESRIFISTNPELEGLEVLRAYSRRWPVEPMFHQLKHAFGCCHLWQQKLRTLLRWMHLKMAGYALLQLLTVALF; translated from the coding sequence ATGACGAAATTCGAGATGGTTGCCATGCTCACTTCAGATCATCAAGTAATCCTCAGGGAGCTCGCTTCATATACAACCTTTCTTGCTGGAGCGCTATCATCAACTGCAGTACCAACGTTCTGCGAACTGCTGTTCGGTTGCATGCTTTCAGCCGACGGCTTTGTTACACAGGCGTTGTTAACAATTGATTTTCATTGTGTGTGGAGCAGCTACCACCACTGGCTATCTCAGGGCAAGTGGCAATGGAAGAACTTGGCACGCCACTTGATCCGTCTGGTCTGCTCCAAAGCTCCTGAGAATCAACCTGTGGTCCTGGGGCTTGATGACTGGGTAATCGAACGGTTTTCCGACAAAGCCCCTGCTTGTCGTACACATCATCAACACAGCAAGAAACGCAATCGGCCGACGTACATCTGGGGGCAGTGTTGGGTTTCCCTGGCCATCATATTTGAGCGGGCTGCAGATGAAGTATTTACCGCCATACCGGTGATCTCATTTCCGACACCAGCTTCAGGTAACACCAGCAAACTGAAAATTGCCGTGGCCATGCTCAGGGTGGTACGCAATGAAGTGAAGGATCGAGTGCTACGCCTGCTAACCGATTGCTGGTATATGAACTGGACACTGATAAAGCCAGCTCTGGAAATGAACATAGAAGTTGTTGGTCAGATACCTTCAAATCGGGCCCTCTATGCTTTGCCGCCAGCACCCACCGTAAAGAAGCGAGGGCGCCCAAAAAAGTACGGCATCAAGATGACGACAGAACAGGTTAAGAAACTGCCGGAAGAAAAAGCAACAGTATGGATGTACGGCAAATTTCGCAAAATACGTTATCGTACCCTGATCTGTCGCGCCAGATTCCTTAAAGGTCGTGAAGTACGCGTCGTCTGGAGTCGCTTTGAAAATGACAAAGGTCTGACCGAAAGCAGAATATTCATCTCGACCAATCCGGAACTTGAGGGACTGGAGGTGCTTCGTGCCTATTCCCGGAGATGGCCGGTAGAGCCAATGTTTCACCAACTCAAACATGCTTTTGGCTGTTGCCATTTATGGCAGCAGAAATTGCGAACACTGCTTCGATGGATGCATTTGAAAATGGCAGGCTATGCATTATTGCAGTTATTAACCGTGGCTCTATTTTGA
- a CDS encoding isoamylase early set domain-containing protein — MLKKKTIKKTAETEVTFEFAQPGIKSVSLVAEFNQWQPVTMKYHKKENAFRTKVKLPGNKAFHFRYLLDETTWENDHNADDYVPNPYGSDNSVVYTKLRK, encoded by the coding sequence ATGCTGAAGAAAAAAACGATCAAAAAAACAGCGGAAACCGAAGTGACGTTTGAGTTTGCTCAACCGGGCATCAAGTCCGTGTCGCTGGTTGCGGAATTTAACCAGTGGCAACCGGTCACCATGAAATACCACAAAAAAGAGAACGCCTTCCGGACCAAAGTAAAACTGCCCGGCAACAAAGCCTTCCATTTCCGTTATCTGCTGGATGAGACCACCTGGGAGAACGACCATAACGCGGATGACTATGTGCCCAACCCTTACGGCAGTGATAACAGTGTGGTCTATACAAAACTCAGAAAGTAA
- a CDS encoding SEC-C metal-binding domain-containing protein — translation MFKLNRNEPCPCGSGKKFK, via the coding sequence ATGTTCAAACTGAATCGCAATGAACCCTGCCCCTGTGGCAGTGGCAAAAAATTCAAGTAA
- a CDS encoding PP2C family serine/threonine-protein phosphatase has protein sequence MIPDVFISRTGARESLNADHVEHWPIEGGHAYLVCDGIDHIEHTATIVRLFSSLLKAADWGYSESPEAQLASNVLAVMDTISQNDQGTAFCLGIALVTADKMIIGHCGDCRIGLLRDNGIEWLTEDDVPFFSMYKKGLLTKETYLRCRHIPSCKMKTGEKNSQKLKTATLPRPASKRLLLCSDGFWSECEDLLTGSHEICLQAIRQLNSSLLTTAQDNFSIIVV, from the coding sequence TTGATTCCAGACGTTTTCATCAGCCGGACTGGCGCAAGGGAATCACTGAACGCAGATCATGTCGAACACTGGCCCATTGAAGGCGGTCACGCCTACCTTGTCTGTGATGGTATTGATCATATTGAGCACACAGCGACAATTGTTCGGTTGTTTAGTAGCCTGCTTAAGGCCGCTGACTGGGGGTATTCAGAGTCTCCTGAAGCGCAACTTGCCAGCAATGTTTTGGCCGTCATGGACACCATAAGCCAGAACGACCAGGGAACTGCTTTTTGCCTGGGTATTGCGTTGGTAACCGCTGATAAAATGATTATCGGACATTGTGGAGATTGCCGGATAGGTCTCTTAAGAGACAATGGCATTGAATGGCTCACTGAGGATGATGTGCCGTTCTTCTCCATGTACAAAAAAGGGCTATTGACGAAGGAAACTTACCTTAGATGCAGACATATCCCGAGCTGTAAAATGAAAACAGGGGAGAAAAATAGTCAGAAACTCAAAACAGCGACCCTGCCAAGGCCTGCATCTAAACGGCTGCTGTTATGCAGTGACGGTTTCTGGTCTGAATGTGAAGATCTGCTGACAGGCAGTCATGAGATCTGCTTGCAAGCGATCAGGCAGCTAAATTCATCGCTGCTGACTACAGCACAGGATAATTTTAGTATCATTGTCGTGTAA
- a CDS encoding PBPRA1643 family SWIM/SEC-C metal-binding motif protein, with protein MAKLGSEKNPVIARVHTEEMARAVATTCDEHGWHYIIGFEPPHVPEDISDLQKLLNPELYQARSEKVARNSPCPCGSGKKYKKCCQGGGLLA; from the coding sequence ATGGCTAAGTTAGGCTCAGAAAAGAACCCCGTGATTGCCCGGGTTCATACCGAAGAAATGGCAAGAGCAGTTGCCACCACCTGTGACGAACACGGCTGGCACTACATTATCGGCTTTGAACCCCCGCATGTTCCTGAAGATATATCGGACCTCCAGAAACTGCTTAATCCAGAATTGTACCAGGCCCGCTCTGAAAAGGTGGCCAGAAACTCTCCCTGTCCTTGTGGCAGTGGGAAGAAGTACAAGAAGTGTTGTCAGGGAGGTGGTTTGTTGGCTTGA
- a CDS encoding plasmid pRiA4b ORF-3 family protein: MLNSYKFKKCCFLEPETASEIQRATKMSSSLDELQVILNQPPLRYTLEVELIGHPFFGFEHDVIRTFEVSGRETLYDMHLKIQRAFNWDNDHSFSFFTSNELWDRDNEYSATPDGEHIVSSFGFGPPTKSASASEIRDLGFTKEQEFLYIFDYGDELLHRIKVADITEADSHDWIPFCVLSSVGENVEQYYRYEEEYEE, encoded by the coding sequence GTGCTGAATAGTTACAAATTCAAGAAGTGCTGCTTTCTTGAGCCTGAAACGGCGTCTGAAATCCAGCGGGCAACCAAAATGTCCAGTAGCCTGGATGAACTACAAGTCATTCTCAACCAGCCACCTCTGCGTTACACCTTGGAAGTGGAGCTGATTGGCCATCCCTTTTTTGGCTTTGAGCACGATGTGATCCGCACCTTTGAGGTGTCTGGCAGAGAAACCCTGTACGATATGCATCTGAAAATCCAGCGCGCCTTCAACTGGGACAATGACCATTCGTTCTCGTTCTTTACCTCCAATGAACTGTGGGATCGGGACAACGAATACTCTGCCACACCGGATGGTGAACACATTGTCTCCAGTTTTGGTTTTGGTCCACCCACAAAATCCGCATCAGCTTCCGAGATCAGGGATCTGGGCTTTACAAAAGAGCAGGAGTTCCTCTATATCTTCGATTATGGCGATGAGTTGCTGCACCGCATCAAGGTAGCTGACATCACAGAGGCCGACAGCCATGACTGGATACCATTCTGTGTTCTTTCATCGGTGGGTGAGAATGTGGAGCAGTACTACCGCTATGAAGAAGAATACGAAGAGTAA
- a CDS encoding IS1595 family transposase, producing the protein MCKNTIQFQKGLGIMQFLANYGSEEQCENALSSWRWPDGFQCPKCGSRSFCKLHRKAEFQCNCCRCQTSLTSNTIFDSTKLPLATWFLGIYLVTQNKAGISCLTLHRQLGISYNAALRMKHKLMQVMMERDNSWQLSGFVQIDDAYWGGERHGGRRGRGSENKAPFVAAVQTDADNHPIYMKFNAVDNFRRKTIQEWAEHALKKGVRAVSDGLSCFRGIEDAGCQHTAIITGGGHASMENELFTWVNTMLGNVKTAITGTYHKLDPKHLGRYLSEFNYRFNRRFDMPSMISRLGRAAVNTAPMPDRLLKLPDVQWKPG; encoded by the coding sequence ATGTGTAAAAACACCATTCAGTTCCAAAAAGGCCTTGGCATTATGCAATTTCTGGCTAATTACGGCAGTGAAGAGCAGTGTGAGAACGCGCTGTCCTCTTGGCGCTGGCCAGATGGCTTCCAATGCCCGAAGTGTGGCTCCCGCAGTTTCTGCAAGCTTCACCGGAAAGCTGAATTCCAGTGCAATTGCTGCCGTTGCCAAACCTCGCTTACCAGTAACACTATCTTTGACTCAACAAAGCTGCCTCTAGCTACCTGGTTTCTGGGTATCTATCTCGTCACCCAGAATAAAGCGGGGATTTCTTGCCTGACGCTTCATCGACAACTTGGCATTTCCTACAATGCCGCATTGCGCATGAAACACAAACTCATGCAGGTCATGATGGAAAGAGATAACAGCTGGCAGTTGAGTGGTTTTGTTCAGATTGATGACGCCTATTGGGGCGGAGAGCGCCACGGAGGCCGCCGGGGCAGAGGCTCAGAGAACAAAGCCCCCTTCGTGGCCGCAGTTCAGACAGATGCTGATAACCACCCTATCTACATGAAGTTCAATGCCGTTGATAACTTCCGGCGAAAAACCATTCAGGAGTGGGCAGAACATGCCCTGAAAAAGGGTGTCCGGGCCGTCAGCGATGGCTTGTCCTGTTTCCGGGGTATTGAAGATGCCGGATGCCAGCACACAGCCATCATTACCGGTGGTGGGCATGCATCCATGGAGAATGAGTTGTTCACCTGGGTAAATACCATGCTGGGAAACGTGAAAACAGCGATTACCGGTACTTACCATAAGCTCGACCCCAAGCATCTGGGCCGTTATCTATCAGAGTTCAACTATCGGTTTAACCGGCGTTTTGATATGCCTTCAATGATCTCAAGGCTAGGTCGGGCTGCAGTCAATACAGCACCGATGCCGGATCGACTTCTCAAACTGCCAGACGTCCAGTGGAAACCGGGTTAG